From Palaemon carinicauda isolate YSFRI2023 chromosome 29, ASM3689809v2, whole genome shotgun sequence, one genomic window encodes:
- the LOC137622597 gene encoding uncharacterized protein, with translation MRLSCSSLTLRKQKCETFTLNVKFLRDTGSARSLVLAGSLSSLVPYTGEYVVLGGFPDTVVSAPLVRVELSFPGYHKVTELAVVESLPIPGIDGILGNDMLSAEGQELFPIVSVTACPVAITTRASAKRAAEADNDDDLNLSNLEVEVAKPGLVKGSSSSSSSSFGVFKLLKSDCDRLSFIQAQKDEFSFELGNTDDLTRPRFVVLKGLLYRVSRPPTHQLNVTNCLRQIVVPTKFREAVLSLAHEDSFSGHLGLSKTFCRLSKCFWWPGMKSSVKKFVRTCEVCQVMGKPNQPIPKAPLNPIPSIGEPFAELVIDVVGPLPRTKLGFTHLLTIMDRASRFPEAFPMKKITSKAVFDKLVEFFSRYGLPRKIQSDCGSKFTSRVFKSKCAELAIQHITSVPYHPESQGVVERFHQTLKCILKKYCYEQGEDWDKGLPFALFAIRNFPNSSTGVAPFELIFGHKVRGPLEIFHELLEVNQRGERTVGEVVSELKSKLAVAWKYAKDNLSASQATMKTKFDQKCKVRSFESGDLVLVLSTDPDNFLEPRYKGPWKVLRKLSEVNYEVEAPGTSRKCKIFHINRLKSYSSDRRDPLAIVFEPVMSVVAPVEENLEDVLDQVPSDALGNNLQNLGVLKEGLEHLEAPQKQDILNLIMEFSDLFQDSPGRTRLLQHDVDVGDASPVKQSPYRLSPEKRAIVEDEIKYMLEHNLIQPSKPFIIAVDASDVGIGGVLFQRSDDGEVRPVSYYSRKLLEAERKYSTIEKEALALVRTLVHFKPYVTNFSFPIEIWTDHNPLVFIERMKGSNQRILRWALQLQEFNLIIRHIKGVDNCIPDALSRV, from the exons atgagattgagttgctcaagcttaaccttga gaaaacAGAAATGTGAGACCTTTACACTTAATGTtaaattcttgagggacacaggctccgctagatctttggtgttggcagggtccttgtctagcttagttccctatactggagaatacgtggtcctgggaggatttcccgatacggtggtatctgctcctttagtaagggtggagctgtccttcccagggtatcacaaggttactgagctggcagtagttgagagcctgccgataccaggaatagacggaatccttgggaatgatatgttgagtgctgaggggcaggaattatttcctattgtttcggtcacggcttgccctgtggcaataactactcgagcctctgctaagcgtgcagcggaagctgataatgatgatgacctaaatttaagtaatttagaagtagaggtagcgaagcccgggctagtaaaaggtagtagtagtagcagtagttctagttttggagtgtttaaattattgaaatccgattgtgaccgtctctctttcatacaggctcaaaaagatgaattttcatttgagttaggtaatactgacgatttgaccaggcccaggtttgtggttttgaaaggattgttgtatagggtcagtcgtcccccaactcatcaactaaatgtgactaattgtttaagacaaattgtggtacctaccaagtttagggaggctgtgttaagccttgcacatgaggactccttttctggccacttaggcttaagtaaaactttttgtaggttgagtaaatgtttttggtggccaggaatgaagtcttcggtgaagaaatttgtaagaacttgtgaagtgtgtcaggtgatgggtaaacccaatcaacctattcccaaggctcctcttaacccaattccttcaattggagaaccctttgcagaattggtaattgatgtggtaggacctctgcctaggacgaagttagggtttacgcatctcctgaccataatggatagagcatcacgttttcctgaggcctttccaatgaagaaaataacctcaaaagctgtgtttgacaaattagtggagtttttctccaggtatggactgcctcgtaaaattcagtcggATTGCGGCTCGAaatttacaagcagggtatttaagagtaagtgtgctgaactggccattcagcatattaccagtgtaccctaccatcctgagagtcagggtgtggtggaaagatttcaccagacccttaagtgtatattaaaaaaatattgttatgagcaaggagaggattgggataaagggcttccctttgctctctttgccataaggaattttcccaattcttctactggcgttgctccctttgaattaatatttgggcacaaggttcgaggacctttggaaatcttccatgaattgctcgaagtaaatcagagaggagagcgtacggtgggagaagttgttagtgaacttaagtccaagttagccgtagcttggaagtatgccaaagataatttgtctgcttcccaagctacaatgaaaaccaaatttgatcagaagtgtaaggtacgctcatttgagtccggggacttagtattagttttaagcacagacccagacaacttccttgaacccaggtacaagggcccctggaaggtgttgagaaagttgtccgaggtcaattatgaagttgaagcccctggaactagtcgtaaatgtaaaattttccacataaacaggttgaaatcttactcttctgatagacgggatccgttggccattgtttttgagccagttatgagtgtggttgcacctgttgaggaaaacttggaagatgttttggaccaggtgccttcagatgctctaggtaataacttgcaaaatttaggtgtattaaaagaggggttagagcatctggaggcacctcagaaacaagatatactaaacctaattatggaattttctgacttgtttcaggactctccaggaaggacgaggttgctccagcatgatgttgatgttggggacgcttctccggttaagcaaagcccgtatcgcctcagtccagagaagcgtgccattgttgaagacgaaattaaatacatgctggagcacaatctcatacaaccatct aagccattcatcatagccgtggatgccagtgacgtaggaattgggggagtcctctttcaaaggagtgatgatggtgaagtacgccccgtatcttactacagccgtaagttactagaggcggaaagaaagtactccaccattgagaaagaggctctggcattggtgcggacattggtacattttaaaccttatgtaactaacttttcattccctatagaaatttggaccgaccataatccgttggtattcattgaacgtatgaagggatcaaaccagaggattctgcgttgggcccttcagctacaagagttcaatttaattataagacacattaaaggggtggataattgcatcccggatgctctctcacgtgtctga